The following proteins are encoded in a genomic region of Pseudomonas saponiphila:
- a CDS encoding glutamine--tRNA ligase/YqeY domain fusion protein: MSKPTVDPTSNSKTGPAVPVNFLRPIIQADLDSGKHTQIVTRFPPEPNGYLHIGHAKSICVNFGLAQEFGGVTHLRFDDTNPAKEDQEYIDAIESDVKWLGFEWSGEVRYASQYFDQLHDWAVELIKAGKAYVCDLTPEQAREYRGSLTEPGKNSPFRERSVEENLDWFARMRAGEFPDGARVLRAKIDMASPNMNLRDPIMYRIRHAHHHQTGDKWCIYPNYDFTHGQSDAIEGITHSICTLEFESHRPLYEWFLEHLPVPAHPRQYEFSRLNLNYTITSKRKLKQLVDEQHVNGWDDPRMSTLSGFRRRGYTPASIRNFCEMVGTNRSDGVVDYGMLEFSIRQDLDQNAPRAMCVLRPLKVVITNYPEGQVENLELPRHPQKEELGVRQLPFAREIYIDRDDFMEEPPKGYKRLEPNGEVRLRGSYVIRADEAIKDAEGNIVELRCSYDPDTLGKNPEGRKVKGVIHWVPAAASVECEVRLYDRLFRSPNPEKAEDSASFLDNINPDSLQVLTGCRAEPSLGNAQPEDRFQFEREGYFCADIKDSKPGAPVFNRTVTLRDSWGQ; the protein is encoded by the coding sequence ATGAGCAAGCCCACTGTCGACCCTACCTCGAATTCCAAGACTGGACCGGCCGTGCCGGTCAACTTCCTGCGCCCGATCATCCAGGCGGACCTGGACTCGGGTAAGCACACACAGATCGTGACCCGCTTCCCTCCGGAGCCCAACGGATACCTGCACATCGGTCACGCCAAGTCGATCTGCGTGAACTTCGGCCTGGCCCAGGAGTTTGGTGGCGTCACGCACCTGCGTTTCGACGACACCAACCCGGCCAAGGAAGACCAGGAATACATCGACGCCATTGAAAGCGACGTCAAGTGGCTGGGTTTTGAGTGGTCCGGCGAAGTGCGTTATGCCTCGCAGTATTTCGACCAGTTGCACGACTGGGCCGTGGAGCTGATCAAGGCCGGCAAAGCCTATGTCTGCGACCTGACCCCTGAACAGGCCAGGGAATACCGTGGCAGCCTCACCGAGCCGGGCAAGAACAGCCCGTTCCGCGAGCGTTCGGTGGAAGAGAACCTGGACTGGTTCGCCCGCATGCGTGCTGGCGAGTTCCCGGACGGCGCACGGGTGCTGCGGGCCAAGATCGACATGGCCTCGCCGAACATGAACCTGCGCGATCCGATCATGTATCGCATCCGCCACGCCCATCACCACCAGACCGGTGACAAGTGGTGCATCTACCCCAACTATGACTTCACCCACGGTCAGTCGGATGCCATTGAAGGCATCACCCATTCGATCTGCACCCTGGAGTTCGAAAGCCATCGTCCGCTGTATGAGTGGTTCCTCGAGCACCTGCCGGTACCGGCGCACCCGCGTCAGTACGAATTCAGCCGCCTGAACCTGAACTACACCATCACCAGCAAGCGCAAGCTCAAGCAACTGGTGGACGAGCAGCACGTCAATGGCTGGGACGATCCGCGCATGTCGACCCTGTCGGGCTTCCGTCGTCGTGGCTACACGCCGGCGTCGATCCGCAATTTCTGCGAGATGGTTGGCACCAACCGCTCCGACGGCGTGGTCGACTACGGCATGCTGGAATTCAGCATCCGCCAGGATCTGGACCAGAACGCCCCGCGTGCCATGTGCGTGTTGCGTCCGTTGAAGGTGGTGATCACCAACTATCCGGAAGGTCAGGTCGAGAACCTCGAACTGCCGCGCCATCCGCAGAAAGAAGAACTGGGCGTGCGCCAGCTGCCGTTCGCCCGTGAAATCTACATCGACCGTGACGACTTCATGGAAGAGCCGCCCAAGGGCTACAAGCGCCTGGAGCCCAACGGTGAAGTGCGTCTGCGCGGCAGCTACGTGATCCGTGCCGACGAAGCGATCAAGGACGCCGAGGGCAATATCGTCGAGCTGCGTTGCTCCTACGACCCCGACACCCTGGGCAAGAACCCTGAAGGCCGCAAGGTCAAGGGCGTGATCCACTGGGTGCCGGCCGCCGCCAGCGTCGAGTGCGAGGTGCGTCTGTACGATCGTCTGTTCCGCTCTCCGAATCCGGAGAAGGCCGAAGACAGCGCGAGTTTCCTGGACAACATCAACCCTGACTCCCTGCAAGTGCTCACTGGTTGTCGTGCCGAACCCTCGTTGGGCAACGCACAGCCGGAAGACCGTTTCCAGTTCGAGCGCGAAGGCTACTTCTGCGCGGATATCAAGGACTCGAAACCCGGTGCTCCGGTATTCAACCGTACCGTGACCCTGCGCGACTCCTGGGGTCAGTGA
- the cysS gene encoding cysteine--tRNA ligase has translation MLTIYNTLTKSKEVFKPLDGNKVRMYVCGMTVYDYCHLGHGRSMVAFDLITRWLRFSGYDLTYVRNITDIEDKIINRAKENGEPFNVLTERMITAMHEDEARLNILKPDMEPRATDHIPGMLKMIQTLIDKGYAYAPGNGDVYYRVGKFMGYGKLSRKKIEDLRIGARIEVDESKQDPLDFVLWKGTKPGEPSWPSPWGDGRPGWHIECSVMSTCCLGETFDIHGGGSDLEFPHHENEIAQSEAATGKPYANAWMHCGMIRINGEKMSKSLNNFFTIRDVLDKYHPEVVRYLLVASHYRSAINYSEDNLKDAKGALERFYHALKGLPKVAPAGGEAFVERFTQVMNDDFGTPEACAVLFEMVREINRLRESDIDAAAGLAARLKELASVLGVLQLEADDFLQAGAEGRVDAAEVEALIQARLAARANKDWAESDRIRDQITAMGVILEDGKGGTTWRLAD, from the coding sequence GTGCTAACGATCTACAACACGCTCACCAAGAGCAAAGAAGTCTTCAAGCCGCTGGATGGCAACAAGGTGCGCATGTACGTGTGCGGCATGACCGTGTACGACTACTGCCACCTCGGGCACGGCCGCAGCATGGTGGCCTTCGACCTGATTACTCGCTGGCTGCGTTTCAGCGGGTATGACCTGACGTATGTGCGCAACATCACCGACATCGAAGACAAGATCATCAATCGGGCCAAGGAGAACGGCGAGCCGTTCAATGTCCTGACCGAACGCATGATCACGGCGATGCACGAGGATGAAGCACGCCTCAACATCCTCAAGCCGGACATGGAACCGCGTGCCACGGATCATATTCCGGGCATGTTGAAGATGATCCAGACCCTGATCGACAAGGGCTACGCCTACGCCCCGGGCAATGGCGACGTGTACTATCGCGTCGGCAAGTTCATGGGCTACGGCAAGCTGTCGCGCAAGAAGATCGAAGACCTGCGCATCGGCGCGCGGATCGAAGTGGACGAGTCGAAGCAGGATCCACTGGACTTCGTCTTGTGGAAAGGCACCAAGCCGGGTGAGCCAAGCTGGCCATCGCCTTGGGGCGACGGTCGTCCGGGCTGGCACATCGAGTGCTCGGTGATGTCCACCTGCTGCCTGGGCGAGACCTTCGACATTCATGGCGGTGGCAGCGACCTGGAGTTCCCGCACCACGAGAACGAGATCGCCCAGAGCGAGGCGGCGACCGGCAAGCCCTACGCCAACGCCTGGATGCACTGCGGCATGATCCGTATCAATGGCGAGAAGATGTCCAAGTCCTTGAACAACTTCTTCACCATTCGCGACGTGCTCGACAAATACCATCCGGAAGTGGTGCGTTACCTGCTGGTGGCCAGCCACTACCGCAGCGCCATCAACTACTCGGAAGACAACCTCAAGGACGCCAAGGGTGCGCTGGAGCGCTTCTACCATGCGCTCAAGGGGCTGCCGAAAGTGGCGCCGGCCGGTGGCGAAGCCTTTGTCGAACGTTTCACCCAGGTGATGAACGACGACTTTGGTACTCCGGAAGCCTGCGCTGTGCTGTTCGAGATGGTGCGTGAGATCAACCGCCTGCGTGAGAGCGATATCGACGCGGCGGCGGGTCTGGCAGCACGTCTGAAAGAACTGGCCAGCGTGCTGGGTGTGCTGCAACTGGAAGCCGATGACTTCCTGCAGGCCGGTGCCGAAGGTCGGGTTGATGCGGCAGAAGTCGAGGCGCTGATCCAGGCCCGTCTGGCAGCCCGCGCCAACAAGGACTGGGCCGAGTCCGACCGCATTCGTGACCAGATCACCGCCATGGGCGTGATCCTGGAAGACGGCAAGGGCGGTACGACCTGGCGCCTTGCTGACTAA
- the istA gene encoding IS21 family transposase, translated as MAAPRVAMRNIKECLRLKFEAGLSHEKIARALQLSKGVVSKYIAAARVAGLDWPALVAMDEAALAAALFAPTSTNKPRGERVLPDVLSIHRELRRKGVTLQLLWEEYLAAHAGQPTYRYTQFVEHYRRYAQTLKRSMRQLHRAGEKLFIDYAGPTLPVVDPATGEVRRAHIFVAALGASNYTYACATPGETQVDWLTSLGQALTYFGGVPEMVVPDNPRALVAQPDRYEPGLNRATLECARHYQTVILPARPRKPQDKAKAEVAVQVVERWIMARLRHRQFFSLHALNQAIAELLEDLNRRPFKRLDGCRRDWFERLDRPALRALPVHPYEVATFKRCKVSIDYHIEVNGSFYSVPSALARQNVDVRLTAHTLEVLHGNRRVASHLLLGRRGAYSTQREHMPAAHQAHREWTPQRLLDWGARIGPYTRQLIDHQLTHKPHPEMGYRACLGLLSLARRYGNARLEAAAERAVHLRAFTGRSVRNLLQQGLDQQPLPQRAAETTLPGDHENVRGADYYQPPQQELFDDAATHPESTAPATPGRHGPRPGRAMDAAGQPQPELR; from the coding sequence ATGGCGGCGCCGCGAGTAGCCATGCGAAACATCAAAGAATGTCTGCGCCTCAAGTTTGAGGCCGGCTTGTCCCACGAGAAGATTGCCCGTGCCTTGCAGCTGTCCAAGGGCGTGGTTAGCAAGTACATCGCGGCGGCGCGGGTGGCCGGGCTGGACTGGCCGGCGCTGGTGGCCATGGACGAGGCCGCGCTGGCGGCCGCCTTGTTTGCACCGACGTCGACGAACAAGCCGCGCGGTGAGCGAGTGCTGCCCGATGTGCTGAGCATCCACCGCGAGTTGCGACGCAAGGGCGTGACCTTGCAGCTGCTGTGGGAGGAATATCTCGCCGCGCATGCGGGCCAGCCGACCTACCGCTACACCCAGTTCGTCGAGCACTACCGGCGCTACGCCCAGACGCTCAAACGTTCGATGCGTCAGCTGCACCGTGCGGGCGAGAAGCTATTCATCGACTATGCCGGGCCGACGCTGCCGGTGGTCGACCCGGCCACCGGCGAAGTGCGCCGGGCGCACATCTTCGTCGCCGCCCTGGGCGCCTCGAATTACACCTATGCCTGCGCGACGCCAGGCGAAACCCAGGTGGACTGGCTGACCTCGCTGGGCCAGGCTCTGACCTACTTTGGCGGCGTGCCGGAAATGGTTGTGCCGGACAATCCGCGCGCCCTGGTCGCCCAGCCGGATCGCTACGAGCCGGGCCTGAACCGGGCCACGCTGGAGTGCGCGCGTCATTACCAGACGGTGATCCTGCCGGCACGGCCACGCAAGCCTCAGGACAAGGCCAAGGCCGAGGTGGCGGTGCAGGTGGTCGAGCGCTGGATCATGGCGCGGCTGCGCCATCGGCAGTTCTTCAGCCTGCATGCGCTTAACCAGGCCATCGCCGAGCTGCTGGAGGATCTGAATCGGCGCCCGTTCAAGCGGCTCGATGGCTGCCGGCGCGACTGGTTCGAGCGCCTGGATCGCCCGGCCTTGCGAGCGCTGCCGGTGCATCCCTACGAGGTCGCCACCTTCAAGCGCTGCAAGGTCAGCATCGACTACCACATCGAGGTCAATGGCAGCTTCTACAGCGTGCCCTCCGCCCTGGCCCGGCAGAACGTGGACGTGCGACTGACGGCACACACCCTGGAAGTGCTGCATGGCAACCGGCGGGTGGCCAGCCACCTGCTGCTGGGGCGACGCGGCGCTTACAGTACCCAGCGCGAGCACATGCCCGCGGCGCACCAGGCGCATCGCGAATGGACGCCACAACGCCTGCTCGACTGGGGCGCGCGGATCGGCCCCTACACGCGCCAACTGATCGATCACCAACTGACCCACAAGCCGCACCCGGAGATGGGCTACCGCGCCTGCCTCGGCCTGCTCTCGCTGGCCCGGCGCTATGGCAATGCACGCCTGGAAGCCGCTGCCGAACGTGCCGTACACCTGCGCGCCTTCACCGGGCGCAGCGTGCGCAACCTGCTCCAGCAAGGCCTGGATCAACAGCCGCTGCCCCAGCGTGCCGCCGAAACGACCTTACCCGGCGACCACGAGAACGTCCGTGGCGCCGACTACTACCAACCCCCGCAACAGGAGCTGTTCGATGATGCCGCAACACACCCTGAATCAACTGCACCAGCTACGCCTGGACGGCATGGCCCGCGCCCTGGAAGAGCAATGGACGCTGCCGGCCAGCCACAGCCTGAGCTTCGATGA
- the istB gene encoding IS21-like element IS1474 family helper ATPase IstB, with protein sequence MMPQHTLNQLHQLRLDGMARALEEQWTLPASHSLSFDERLGLLLDRELAWRDNQRLVRLRKKAKLKYANACLEDLDRRTGRALDERLIATLASGDWIRQQHNLLLTGPTGAGKTWLACALGNQACRQGYSTLYLRTPRLLEQLRIAHGDGSFGRTLQQLAKVDVLVLDDWALAPLEEGARHDLLEVIDDRAGSRSTILTSQLPIEHWHGWINDPTLADAILDRLVHNAYRLTMKGESLRRKKAEEQAAS encoded by the coding sequence ATGATGCCGCAACACACCCTGAATCAACTGCACCAGCTACGCCTGGACGGCATGGCCCGCGCCCTGGAAGAGCAATGGACGCTGCCGGCCAGCCACAGCCTGAGCTTCGATGAACGCCTCGGCCTACTGCTCGACCGCGAACTGGCCTGGCGTGACAACCAGCGCCTGGTACGGCTGCGCAAGAAGGCCAAGCTCAAGTACGCCAACGCCTGCCTGGAAGATCTCGACCGCCGCACCGGACGCGCCCTGGACGAGCGTCTGATCGCCACCCTGGCCAGTGGCGACTGGATCCGCCAGCAGCACAACCTGCTGCTGACCGGCCCGACCGGTGCCGGCAAAACCTGGCTGGCCTGCGCCCTGGGCAACCAGGCCTGCCGCCAGGGCTATAGCACCCTGTACCTGCGCACCCCGCGCCTGCTGGAACAACTGCGCATCGCTCATGGCGACGGCAGCTTCGGCCGTACCCTGCAACAGCTGGCAAAGGTCGACGTCCTGGTGCTGGACGACTGGGCGCTAGCCCCGCTGGAGGAAGGAGCCCGGCATGACCTGCTGGAGGTGATCGACGACCGCGCTGGCAGCCGCTCCACCATCCTGACGAGCCAACTGCCCATCGAGCACTGGCACGGCTGGATCAACGACCCGACCCTGGCCGATGCCATCCTCGACCGCCTGGTGCACAACGCCTACCGGCTGACGATGAAAGGCGAGTCGCTGCGCCGAAAAAAAGCCGAGGAACAAGCCGCATCGTGA
- a CDS encoding helix-turn-helix domain-containing protein yields the protein MTKRDIFSELVEGIDALTQERQGKITLRSHKVKLDKLPPITAAEVMNIRQQLNLSRSVFAMYLRTNTRTLENWEQGRATPNAQATTLMRLVERYPDTVERLASLAADFGERDRAFR from the coding sequence ATGACCAAGCGTGACATCTTTTCCGAACTGGTAGAGGGCATCGATGCCCTCACCCAGGAGCGCCAGGGCAAGATCACTCTGCGCAGCCATAAAGTGAAACTCGACAAGTTGCCCCCCATCACCGCCGCCGAGGTGATGAACATCCGCCAGCAACTCAACCTCTCGCGTTCGGTATTCGCCATGTACCTGCGCACCAACACCCGCACCCTGGAAAACTGGGAACAAGGCCGCGCCACACCCAACGCCCAGGCCACGACCTTGATGCGCCTGGTGGAACGCTACCCCGACACGGTGGAGCGCCTCGCTTCGCTGGCTGCGGATTTCGGTGAACGTGACCGAGCGTTTCGCTAA
- a CDS encoding toxin translates to MNALFIELPAFARYRRDFLDDELFCELQIELLRHPHAGVLIQGTGGLRKMRFVDERRNKGKRGGLRVIYYWWSGGAQFWLFTLFGKEQMDDLLPQQRQQLKQLLEREIEARRHDQA, encoded by the coding sequence ATGAATGCTCTGTTTATTGAACTGCCGGCATTTGCACGATACCGAAGGGACTTCCTTGACGACGAGTTGTTCTGCGAACTGCAGATCGAGTTGCTGCGCCACCCGCACGCGGGTGTTCTGATTCAGGGCACTGGCGGCTTGCGCAAGATGCGTTTCGTCGATGAGCGACGCAACAAGGGCAAGCGTGGCGGGTTGAGGGTGATTTATTACTGGTGGTCCGGAGGGGCGCAGTTCTGGCTCTTCACCCTGTTCGGCAAGGAGCAGATGGACGACCTGCTACCGCAGCAGCGACAACAGCTCAAACAACTGCTGGAACGTGAAATCGAGGCCAGAAGACATGACCAAGCGTGA
- the nuoN gene encoding NADH-quinone oxidoreductase subunit NuoN: protein MDFTIQHFIALAPLLITSATLVVVMLAIAWRRNHAQTFLLSVAGLNLALLSIFPVLKVAPLAVTPLLQIDQFACLYMALILVATLACVTLAHAYLGDGSSGYPGNREELYLLILLAAAGGLVLVSAQNLAGLFIGLELLSVPVYGLVAYAFFNKRSLEAGIKYMVLSAAGSGFLLFGMALLYAEAGSLSFSGIGQALAATGLPSPLAQLGLGMMLIGLAFKLSLVPFHLWTPDVYEGAPAPVAAFLATASKVAVFAVLVRLFQLSPVASSGVLSNVLTVIAIASILVGNLLALTQSNLKRLLGYSSIAHFGYLLIALVASKGLAMEAIGVYLVTYVITSLGAFGVITLMSSPYKGRDADALYEYRGLFWRRPYLTAVLTVMMLSLAGIPLTAGFIGKFYIIATGVEAHQWWLVGSLVMGSAIGVFYYLRVMVTLYLIEPNLRRVDAQLHWEQKAGGVMLLAIAVLAFFLGVYPQPLLTLVQHSGLAG, encoded by the coding sequence ATGGACTTTACGATTCAACACTTTATAGCCCTGGCGCCGCTGCTGATCACCAGCGCCACCCTTGTGGTGGTGATGTTGGCGATCGCCTGGCGGCGCAACCACGCACAGACCTTCCTGCTGTCGGTGGCCGGTCTGAACCTGGCATTGCTGTCGATCTTCCCGGTGCTGAAAGTGGCACCCCTGGCGGTCACCCCGCTGTTGCAGATCGACCAGTTCGCCTGCCTGTACATGGCCCTGATCCTGGTGGCCACCCTGGCCTGCGTCACCCTGGCCCACGCCTACCTGGGCGACGGCAGCAGCGGTTACCCGGGCAACCGTGAAGAACTGTACCTGCTGATCCTGCTGGCCGCCGCCGGTGGCCTGGTGCTGGTCAGCGCACAGAACCTGGCTGGCCTGTTCATCGGCCTGGAGCTGCTCTCGGTACCGGTCTACGGTCTGGTGGCCTATGCCTTCTTCAACAAGCGCTCCCTGGAAGCCGGCATCAAGTACATGGTGCTGTCGGCCGCCGGTTCGGGCTTCCTGTTGTTCGGCATGGCCCTGCTCTACGCCGAAGCCGGCAGCCTGAGCTTCAGCGGCATCGGCCAGGCCCTGGCCGCTACCGGGCTGCCAAGCCCACTGGCGCAACTGGGCCTGGGCATGATGCTGATCGGCCTGGCCTTCAAGCTGTCGCTGGTACCGTTCCACCTGTGGACCCCGGACGTCTACGAAGGCGCCCCGGCTCCGGTGGCGGCCTTCCTGGCTACCGCCAGCAAGGTGGCGGTGTTCGCGGTGCTGGTGCGCCTGTTCCAGCTCTCGCCAGTGGCCAGCAGCGGTGTGTTGAGCAACGTGCTGACCGTGATCGCCATTGCCTCGATCCTGGTGGGCAACCTGTTGGCGCTGACCCAGAGCAACCTCAAGCGTTTGCTGGGTTACTCGTCCATCGCTCACTTCGGTTACCTGCTGATCGCCCTGGTGGCAAGCAAGGGCCTGGCCATGGAAGCCATTGGCGTGTACCTGGTCACCTACGTGATCACCAGCCTCGGCGCCTTCGGTGTGATCACCCTGATGTCCTCGCCGTACAAAGGCCGTGACGCTGACGCCCTGTACGAGTACCGCGGCCTGTTCTGGCGTCGTCCGTACCTGACCGCCGTGCTCACCGTGATGATGTTGTCCCTGGCCGGTATTCCGCTGACCGCGGGCTTCATCGGCAAGTTCTACATCATCGCTACCGGTGTCGAAGCGCACCAATGGTGGCTGGTCGGTTCCCTGGTCATGGGCAGCGCCATCGGCGTCTTCTACTACCTGCGTGTGATGGTCACCCTGTACCTGATCGAGCCGAACCTGCGCCGCGTCGATGCCCAGCTGCACTGGGAACAGAAAGCCGGTGGCGTCATGCTGCTGGCCATCGCGGTCCTGGCGTTCTTCCTCGGCGTGTACCCACAGCCGCTGCTGACCCTGGTCCAGCACTCGGGCCTGGCCGGTTGA
- the nuoM gene encoding NADH-quinone oxidoreductase subunit M: MILPWLILIPFIGGLLCWLGERFGATLPRWIALLTMTLELALGLWLWAHGNYSYAPAPGVDPTWAIEFKHQWIERFGINVHLALDGLSLLMVLLTGLLGILSVLCSWKEIQRHVGFFHLNLMWILGGVVGVFLALDLFMFFFFWEMMLVPMYFLIALWGHSSADGKKTRIYAATKFFIFTQASGLIMLVAILGLVLVNFNNTGVITFDYAQLLKTKMSTATEYILMLGFFIAFAVKLPVVPFHSWLPDAHAQAPTAGSVDLAGILLKTAAYGLLRFALPLFPNASAEFAPIAMTLGLVGIFYGAFLAFAQTDIKRLIAFSSVSHMGFVLIGIYSGSQQALQGAVIQMLAHGVSAAALFILSGQLYERTHTRDMREMGGLWSRIAYLPAISLFFAAASLGLPGTGNFVGEFLILIGTFVSAPWITAIATSGLVFGSVYSLIMIHRAYFGPSKSDAVLHGMDARELIMVLGLAVLLIYIGVYPQPFLDTSAATMHGVQQWLSTAFTQLASAR; encoded by the coding sequence ATGATTCTGCCTTGGCTAATCCTGATCCCCTTCATCGGCGGCCTGCTGTGCTGGCTGGGTGAGCGCTTCGGCGCCACCCTCCCCCGCTGGATTGCGCTGTTGACCATGACCCTGGAACTCGCCCTCGGCCTCTGGCTGTGGGCCCACGGTAACTATTCATATGCTCCGGCGCCTGGCGTCGATCCGACTTGGGCCATCGAGTTCAAGCACCAGTGGATCGAGCGCTTTGGCATCAACGTGCACCTGGCCCTCGACGGCCTGTCGCTGTTGATGGTTCTGCTGACCGGTCTGCTGGGTATCCTCTCGGTACTCTGCTCCTGGAAAGAGATCCAGCGCCACGTGGGCTTCTTCCACCTGAACCTGATGTGGATCCTGGGCGGCGTGGTCGGCGTGTTCCTCGCGCTGGACCTGTTCATGTTCTTCTTCTTCTGGGAAATGATGCTGGTGCCGATGTACTTCCTCATCGCGCTCTGGGGTCACAGCTCGGCAGACGGCAAGAAAACCCGGATCTACGCAGCGACCAAGTTCTTCATCTTCACTCAGGCTTCCGGCCTGATCATGCTGGTGGCGATCCTGGGTCTGGTGCTGGTCAACTTCAACAACACCGGGGTCATCACCTTCGATTACGCCCAGTTGCTGAAGACCAAGATGTCCACCGCCACCGAGTACATCCTGATGCTCGGCTTCTTCATCGCCTTCGCGGTGAAGCTGCCGGTGGTGCCGTTCCACTCCTGGCTGCCTGACGCTCACGCCCAGGCACCGACCGCCGGTTCCGTGGACCTGGCGGGCATCCTGTTGAAGACCGCGGCCTACGGCCTGCTGCGTTTCGCCCTGCCACTGTTCCCCAACGCCTCGGCAGAGTTCGCACCCATCGCCATGACCCTGGGTCTGGTCGGGATCTTCTACGGTGCCTTCCTGGCCTTCGCCCAGACCGACATCAAGCGTCTGATCGCCTTCTCCAGCGTTTCCCACATGGGCTTCGTGCTGATCGGCATCTACTCCGGCAGCCAGCAGGCCCTGCAGGGCGCGGTGATCCAGATGCTGGCCCACGGTGTTTCGGCAGCCGCGCTGTTTATCCTCAGCGGACAGTTGTACGAACGCACCCATACCCGCGACATGCGCGAAATGGGCGGCCTGTGGTCACGCATCGCCTACTTGCCGGCCATCAGCCTGTTCTTCGCGGCCGCTTCCCTGGGCCTGCCGGGTACCGGCAACTTCGTCGGCGAGTTCCTGATCCTGATCGGTACCTTCGTCAGCGCTCCATGGATCACCGCCATCGCGACTTCCGGCCTGGTGTTCGGTTCGGTCTACTCGCTGATCATGATCCACCGTGCCTACTTCGGCCCGTCCAAGTCGGACGCGGTGCTGCACGGCATGGATGCTCGCGAACTGATCATGGTGCTGGGACTGGCGGTGCTGCTGATCTACATCGGCGTCTACCCGCAACCGTTCCTCGATACCTCTGCCGCCACCATGCATGGCGTGCAGCAATGGCTCAGCACCGCCTTCACTCAACTCGCTTCGGCCCGGTAA